Proteins encoded in a region of the Haloarcula sp. CBA1129 genome:
- a CDS encoding response regulator transcription factor, giving the protein MGRPTSVAVIDDDKDYRQLYKLWLPEEYEIIEAGDGRTGLQRIDDSIDAVLLDRQMPELGGETVAERLRQRSVTPAVVMISSVKPDVDILDIPVDSYLRKPADRDTLLSVLSAVRRRCEYGTNRRELLGLADRRATVADAVRATALAESDAYQRAVERLEQHDVSLADAVSEP; this is encoded by the coding sequence ATGGGGAGACCGACGAGCGTTGCGGTGATCGATGACGATAAGGACTATAGACAGCTCTACAAACTCTGGCTTCCGGAGGAATACGAGATTATAGAGGCCGGTGACGGCCGTACGGGGTTACAGCGGATCGACGACTCAATCGATGCGGTACTGCTGGACCGACAGATGCCGGAACTGGGCGGCGAAACCGTCGCCGAAAGACTCAGACAGCGGTCAGTAACCCCTGCAGTCGTAATGATTAGTAGCGTCAAACCGGACGTGGATATTCTGGACATTCCCGTCGATTCGTATCTCAGAAAGCCCGCCGACCGAGATACCCTGTTGTCGGTACTCTCGGCAGTTCGTCGCCGGTGCGAGTACGGAACGAACCGTCGAGAACTACTGGGGCTTGCCGACCGCCGGGCAACGGTCGCTGACGCAGTTCGGGCGACAGCGCTCGCGGAGAGCGACGCGTACCAGCGGGCCGTCGAACGGCTGGAACAGCACGACGTATCACTCGCCGATGCAGTGTCCGAACCGTAG
- a CDS encoding D-2-hydroxyacid dehydrogenase, giving the protein MADIVVMRYDVHGMPVDQYVSALRERLPEKNIAVAETPEAERDLIAGATVLTGNDVSPELVDTADSLQLFAGTYAGYDHLPLSELADRDIALTTASGVHGPNVAENVVGSWLAFARGFFTARRHQRNNVWQSFHTDDFAGSRVCVVGLGEIGEAIVSRVQGFDVETVGVRYSPEKGGPTDEVYGFDEIHEAVADTEYVGLACPLTEETRHLIDEEVFRTMRPDAVLTNVARGPVVDTDALVSALQRNHIDGAALDVTDPEPLPGDHPLWDFENVLITPHNAGHTPSYYERLADIVAENVRQAERTGEWDGLRNQIDL; this is encoded by the coding sequence ATGGCCGACATCGTCGTGATGCGCTACGACGTTCACGGAATGCCAGTCGACCAGTATGTGTCCGCGCTCCGGGAACGACTACCCGAGAAAAACATCGCCGTCGCGGAGACGCCAGAGGCTGAGCGGGACTTGATTGCGGGCGCGACAGTCCTGACCGGCAACGATGTCTCACCGGAACTGGTCGACACTGCCGACTCGCTACAGTTGTTTGCAGGAACATACGCTGGCTACGACCACCTCCCACTCTCGGAGCTTGCGGACCGGGATATCGCACTCACGACGGCCTCCGGCGTCCACGGCCCGAACGTCGCTGAGAACGTCGTCGGGTCGTGGCTCGCCTTCGCTCGCGGGTTCTTTACCGCCCGCCGACACCAGCGCAACAACGTCTGGCAGTCGTTCCACACCGACGACTTTGCCGGCAGCCGTGTCTGCGTCGTTGGCCTCGGCGAGATCGGGGAGGCCATCGTCAGCCGCGTTCAAGGGTTCGACGTGGAGACCGTTGGCGTCCGCTATTCGCCGGAGAAAGGCGGCCCGACCGACGAGGTGTACGGCTTTGACGAGATTCACGAAGCGGTCGCCGACACGGAGTACGTCGGCCTCGCCTGCCCGCTCACCGAGGAGACGCGCCATCTCATCGACGAGGAAGTCTTCCGGACGATGCGTCCTGATGCAGTCCTCACGAACGTTGCTCGCGGCCCGGTCGTCGATACGGACGCGCTGGTCAGTGCGCTCCAGCGCAACCACATCGATGGCGCGGCGCTGGACGTGACTGACCCCGAACCGCTGCCCGGCGACCACCCGCTGTGGGACTTCGAGAACGTCCTCATCACGCCACACAACGCCGGCCACACGCCGAGCTACTACGAGCGACTGGCCGACATCGTGGCGGAAAACGTCCGGCAGGCCGAGCGGACCGGCGAGTGGGACGGGCTCAGAAACCAGATCGACCTCTAG
- the asd gene encoding aspartate-semialdehyde dehydrogenase has translation MTVRVGVLGATGAVGQRLIQLLDPHPEFEIAALTASDESAGETYKDAAKWRVNSPIPEDVAGLEVRATEPDSVPDDVDLIFSSLPSSVGAEVEPEFCAAGYTVSSNSSNGRMDEDVPLVIPEVNADHVDLLEVQRDERGWDGALLKNPNCSTITMVPPLAALDREFDLTDVRVSTLQAVSGAGYSGVSSMEIIDNAIPHIGGEEQKMESESRKLLGSFDGAEVHLNEMDVAASCNRIPTLDGHLENVWADTAEDISTADAEAAMESVSGVDLPSSPENLITVFEEPDRPQPRLDRNIEDGMGVAVGGFRETTDGVQFNCLAHNTMRGAAGASVLNGELLDKRGYL, from the coding sequence ATGACTGTACGCGTAGGTGTACTCGGTGCGACTGGCGCAGTCGGGCAGCGACTTATCCAACTGCTTGACCCCCACCCCGAGTTCGAAATCGCCGCACTGACAGCCAGCGACGAAAGCGCTGGCGAGACATACAAGGACGCCGCCAAGTGGCGCGTCAACTCCCCGATCCCAGAGGACGTGGCCGGGCTGGAGGTCCGTGCTACCGAGCCGGACTCGGTACCCGACGACGTCGATCTCATCTTCTCTTCGCTCCCGTCGAGTGTCGGGGCGGAGGTCGAACCGGAGTTCTGTGCGGCCGGCTACACTGTCTCCTCGAACTCCTCGAACGGTCGGATGGACGAAGATGTGCCGCTTGTTATCCCGGAAGTCAACGCCGACCACGTCGACCTGCTCGAGGTCCAGCGGGACGAACGGGGCTGGGACGGCGCGCTCTTGAAGAACCCGAACTGTTCGACGATTACGATGGTCCCGCCGCTGGCCGCTCTCGACCGCGAGTTCGACCTGACCGACGTGCGCGTCTCGACGCTACAGGCCGTCTCCGGCGCGGGCTACTCCGGCGTCTCGTCGATGGAGATCATCGACAACGCCATCCCGCACATCGGCGGCGAGGAGCAGAAGATGGAGAGCGAATCGCGCAAACTGCTCGGTTCCTTCGACGGCGCGGAGGTCCACCTCAACGAGATGGACGTGGCCGCGTCCTGTAACCGCATCCCGACGCTCGATGGCCACCTAGAGAACGTCTGGGCCGACACAGCCGAGGACATCTCCACGGCTGATGCCGAGGCCGCAATGGAATCTGTCAGCGGTGTCGACCTGCCGTCCTCGCCGGAGAACCTCATCACAGTGTTCGAGGAACCCGACCGCCCACAGCCGCGACTCGACCGCAACATCGAAGACGGCATGGGCGTCGCTGTCGGCGGGTTCCGCGAGACGACCGACGGCGTCCAGTTCAACTGCCTCGCGCACAACACGATGCGCGGCGCGGCGGGCGCGAGCGTGCTGAACGGCGAACTGCTTGACAAGCGCGGCTATCTGTAG
- a CDS encoding tyrosine--tRNA ligase, translated as MDTAERLDLVTRHTTEVVTEEELRTLFEDGDPSAYIGYAPTGEMHIGHFTTMRKLADFLRAGVDVTVLIADLHAHLDDNKSPFDLLDARSAYYETAIEGMIEAAGADPEDVTFVRGTDFQLDEEYTLEMYRMAAETTISRTQRAASEVVRESESPNLGGLIYPLMQTLDVKALDADIAYGGVDQRGIYMLSREILPDHGGESPICLFAPLLSGLSGGKMSASDEASKVNLTDSPDEVDEKINQAYCPAGEVEENGVLEYLNHLVFPILDVRGESFVVERPEEYGGDLTYESYDEVESDFVSGDLHPADLKPSAAGAISEVIDPVRERLADEEALLAEAYPEKYGAE; from the coding sequence ATGGATACCGCCGAGCGACTCGATTTGGTGACACGACACACCACAGAGGTCGTCACCGAGGAGGAACTGCGGACGTTGTTCGAGGACGGCGACCCGTCGGCGTACATCGGCTACGCGCCGACCGGCGAGATGCACATCGGCCACTTCACGACGATGCGGAAGCTCGCGGACTTCCTGCGGGCCGGCGTCGACGTGACGGTCCTCATCGCCGACCTGCACGCCCACCTCGACGACAACAAATCACCCTTCGACCTGCTCGATGCCCGCTCGGCCTACTACGAGACGGCCATCGAGGGCATGATTGAAGCGGCTGGCGCGGACCCCGAGGACGTAACCTTCGTCCGCGGGACCGACTTCCAGCTCGACGAGGAGTACACACTGGAGATGTACCGGATGGCCGCCGAGACGACCATCTCGCGCACCCAGCGCGCGGCCAGCGAGGTCGTCCGCGAGTCAGAGAGCCCGAACCTCGGCGGGCTCATCTATCCGTTGATGCAGACGCTCGACGTGAAGGCGCTCGATGCTGACATCGCCTACGGCGGCGTCGACCAGCGCGGCATCTACATGCTCTCCCGCGAAATTCTCCCCGACCACGGCGGCGAGTCGCCGATCTGTCTGTTCGCACCGCTCCTCTCTGGCCTCTCGGGCGGCAAGATGAGCGCCTCCGACGAAGCGTCGAAGGTCAATCTCACCGACAGCCCCGACGAGGTCGACGAGAAGATCAATCAGGCGTACTGTCCGGCCGGCGAGGTCGAGGAAAACGGCGTGCTGGAGTACCTCAACCACCTCGTCTTCCCGATTCTGGATGTTCGCGGCGAATCGTTCGTCGTCGAGCGCCCCGAAGAATATGGCGGCGACCTGACCTACGAGAGCTACGACGAGGTCGAATCGGACTTCGTCAGCGGCGACCTCCACCCGGCCGACCTGAAGCCGTCCGCCGCGGGCGCTATCTCGGAGGTCATCGACCCGGTTCGGGAGCGACTGGCCGACGAGGAAGCGCTACTCGCCGAGGCCTACCCCGAGAAGTACGGCGCGGAGTGA
- a CDS encoding class I SAM-dependent methyltransferase codes for MPSPDPTAGSDTDGEPSRAAVRRTYEDIGDHFSKTREYAWPEVESFVEESDRVGTALDIGCGNGRHSELLAAVADTVVGLDASRALLQAATDRVGDSVALLQGDATRLPLAAGAVDLAVYVATLHHLPSRSARRASLDELARVLAPDARALVSAWSTAHDSFDADPDADEGFDTTVDWTLPGGETVPRFYHIYAPAEFERDVADSDLRLVSVELSSGNCYGVVEPEGKRT; via the coding sequence ATGCCGTCCCCTGACCCAACCGCCGGCAGTGATACAGACGGCGAGCCATCGCGGGCCGCCGTCCGCCGGACCTACGAGGACATCGGCGACCACTTCTCGAAGACCCGCGAGTACGCTTGGCCGGAGGTCGAATCGTTCGTCGAGGAGTCAGACCGCGTTGGGACGGCGCTCGATATCGGCTGTGGCAACGGCCGCCATTCGGAACTGCTCGCGGCCGTGGCCGACACCGTCGTCGGTCTCGACGCCAGCCGCGCGCTCCTGCAGGCGGCGACCGACCGCGTCGGCGACAGCGTCGCGTTGCTGCAGGGCGACGCGACCCGACTCCCGCTCGCTGCCGGGGCCGTCGACCTCGCGGTGTACGTCGCGACGCTGCATCACCTCCCGTCTCGATCTGCACGCCGCGCCAGTCTGGACGAACTGGCCCGCGTGCTCGCGCCGGACGCCCGGGCGCTGGTCAGCGCGTGGAGCACGGCCCACGATAGCTTCGACGCCGACCCTGACGCGGACGAAGGCTTCGACACGACCGTCGACTGGACGCTCCCCGGCGGCGAGACGGTCCCGCGGTTCTACCATATCTACGCGCCGGCCGAATTCGAGCGTGATGTCGCCGACAGCGACCTCCGACTCGTCTCGGTGGAGCTGTCAAGCGGCAACTGTTACGGGGTTGTCGAGCCAGAAGGGAAACGCACTTAA